In Ciconia boyciana chromosome 16, ASM3463844v1, whole genome shotgun sequence, one genomic interval encodes:
- the LOC140660597 gene encoding myosin heavy chain, skeletal muscle-like, which produces MQNKIEEQQSSVIQLQKKIRESQGKRLYARVAELEEETMSEKAMRAKAEKHCDELANELEEISERREEAGGATTAQTELNKKREAEFQKMRHDLEEATLQHEATAAALWKKHADSTAELGEQINNLQRVKQKLEKEKSELKMETDYLASSTETITKSKVLIWKKCIVPWKTR; this is translated from the exons atgcaaaataaaattgaggaACAGCAGAGTTCAGTTATTCAATTGCAGAAGAAGATCAGAGAATCGCAGGGCAAGAGACTTTAT GCCCGTgttgcagagctggaagaggaGACCATGAGTGAGAAAGCAATGCgggcaaaagcagagaagcattGTGATGAGCTGGCTAATGAACTTGAGGAAATCAGTGAAAGACGTGAAGAAGCTGGAGGAGCCACCACCGCTCAAACTGAACTTAACAAGAAGCGTGAGGCAGAATTCCAGAAGATGCGTCACGACCTCGAGGAGGCCACACTGCAGCACGAAGCCACGGCTGCCGCCCTGTGGAAGAAGCACGCagacagcacagctgagctTGGGGAGCAGATCAACAACCTGCAACGAGTGaagcagaagctggagaaggagaagagtgAGCTGAAGATGGAGACTGATTACTTGGCCAGTAGTACAGAGACAATTACTAAGTCCAAGGT GctaatctggaaaaaatgtattgtacCCTGGAAGACCAGATGA